One part of the Pannonibacter sp. XCT-53 genome encodes these proteins:
- a CDS encoding ABC transporter permease has translation MPEPTAGPLSRLNLNWLGLLPFALFALLFLILPTMKIVVGAFQTPDGSFTLENIYGLNTDSILSAYVVSIQLSLITAALGCLVGFAMAAAVIFGKLPTKVRGGLMTFSGVASNFAGVPLAFAFLATLGPVGLVTIWLRTEFGINLRAMGFNLLSFWGLVVVYLFFQIPLMILMIAPALDGLKREWREAAEILGATTAQYWRMVALPILFPALLGTFALLFANSFGAIATAFALTGPQLNIVPIKLYAQIRGDVLGNPHLGYALAFGMIVITALANGLYIWLRVRSERWLK, from the coding sequence ATGCCAGAACCCACTGCGGGTCCGCTCAGCCGCCTCAACCTGAACTGGTTGGGCCTGCTGCCATTCGCGCTGTTCGCGCTGCTGTTCCTGATCCTGCCCACGATGAAGATCGTGGTCGGCGCCTTCCAGACGCCCGACGGCAGCTTCACCCTGGAGAACATCTACGGCCTGAACACGGACTCGATCCTGTCGGCCTATGTCGTCTCCATCCAGCTCAGCCTCATCACGGCCGCCCTCGGCTGTCTCGTCGGCTTCGCCATGGCCGCCGCCGTCATCTTCGGCAAGCTCCCGACCAAGGTGCGCGGCGGGCTGATGACCTTCTCCGGCGTCGCCTCCAACTTTGCCGGCGTGCCGCTCGCCTTCGCCTTCCTGGCGACGCTCGGACCGGTCGGTCTGGTGACGATCTGGCTGCGCACCGAATTCGGCATCAACCTGCGCGCCATGGGCTTCAACCTGCTGTCCTTCTGGGGCCTGGTGGTGGTCTACCTGTTCTTCCAGATCCCGCTGATGATCCTGATGATCGCGCCCGCCCTCGACGGCCTGAAGCGGGAATGGCGCGAGGCGGCCGAGATCCTCGGCGCGACCACGGCGCAGTACTGGCGCATGGTGGCGCTGCCGATCCTGTTCCCGGCCCTGCTCGGCACCTTCGCCCTGCTGTTCGCCAACTCCTTCGGCGCCATCGCCACGGCCTTCGCCCTGACCGGACCGCAGCTCAACATCGTGCCGATCAAGCTCTATGCGCAGATCCGCGGTGACGTGCTCGGCAACCCGCATCTCGGCTATGCGCTGGCCTTCGGCATGATCGTCATCACGGCGCTCGCCAACGGCCTCTACATCTGGCTCCGCGTGCGCAGCGAAAGGTGGCTGAAGTGA
- a CDS encoding ABC transporter permease subunit → MTRFFAWGTLLFGCTFFALPLIGMTEFSMRMLREGYSFEAYRVVLMDERFQQTFSYSVLMALATIIFGIILVVPTAYWVRLRLPAARPWIEFITLLPLVIPAIVIVFGYIRLYNTSSWLPLTGSSTGTNLLLMFGYVTLSLPYMYRAVDTGLRTIDVATLTEAALSLGAGWMTILTRVILPNVLIAVLSGAFLTFAIVIGEFTMAALLDRPAFGPFMQLLGANRAYEPAALAVIAFGITWACMALIQLATRFSKHTQAQR, encoded by the coding sequence GTGACCCGTTTCTTCGCCTGGGGCACCCTGCTGTTCGGGTGCACGTTCTTTGCCCTGCCGCTCATCGGCATGACCGAATTCTCCATGCGCATGCTGCGCGAAGGCTATTCCTTCGAGGCCTATCGCGTGGTGCTGATGGACGAAAGGTTCCAGCAGACCTTCTCCTATTCGGTGCTGATGGCGCTTGCGACCATCATCTTCGGCATCATCCTGGTGGTGCCGACCGCCTACTGGGTGCGGCTGCGGCTGCCGGCCGCGCGGCCGTGGATCGAGTTCATCACGCTGCTGCCGCTGGTCATTCCGGCCATCGTCATCGTGTTCGGCTACATCCGCCTCTACAACACCTCGTCGTGGCTGCCGCTGACGGGCTCCTCCACCGGCACCAACCTGCTGCTGATGTTCGGCTACGTGACCCTGTCGCTGCCCTACATGTACCGGGCGGTGGACACGGGCCTGCGCACCATCGATGTCGCCACGCTGACGGAGGCCGCGCTCAGCCTCGGAGCCGGCTGGATGACCATCCTGACGCGGGTGATCCTGCCCAACGTGCTGATCGCCGTGCTCTCGGGAGCCTTCCTGACCTTCGCCATCGTGATCGGCGAGTTCACCATGGCGGCCCTGCTCGACCGGCCGGCCTTCGGGCCCTTCATGCAGCTGCTCGGCGCCAACCGCGCCTATGAACCGGCGGCGCTGGCGGTGATTGCCTTCGGCATCACCTGGGCCTGCATGGCCCTGATCCAGCTTGCCACCCGCTTCTCCAAACACACACAGGCACAACGCTGA
- a CDS encoding ABC transporter substrate-binding protein yields MSIKTILAATTGLAVLFSATAASAQSMEELIEGAKKEGMLTTIALPHDWCGYGGIIESFKKKYPFLTVNELNPDAGSADELEAVRANKGNKGPQAPDVLDIGLSFGPQAKAEGLIQPYKVSVWDEIPDAVKDPEGYYYGAYYGVMAFVSNKDLVPNPPKEWEDLLKPEYAGQVALAGDPRASNQAILGVLSAGMARGAKAGTESGYAGLQFFKELNDKGNFVPVIGKAGTLAQGTTPIMVMWDYNALSARDSLKGNPPVEVTVPTKGTLAGVYVQAISAYAPHPNAAKLWMEHIFSDEGQNGYVKGYCHTARFNKMVAEGKIPDELLKALPPAEPYEKAYFPTIEEQNANKEAVVSGWDKVVGANVQ; encoded by the coding sequence ATGAGCATCAAGACGATTCTGGCGGCGACCACTGGTCTCGCTGTCCTGTTCAGCGCCACCGCCGCGTCGGCGCAGTCGATGGAAGAGCTCATCGAAGGCGCCAAGAAGGAAGGCATGCTCACCACGATCGCGCTGCCGCATGACTGGTGCGGCTACGGCGGCATCATCGAGTCCTTCAAGAAGAAGTACCCGTTCCTGACCGTCAACGAACTGAACCCGGATGCCGGTTCGGCTGACGAGCTCGAAGCCGTGCGCGCCAACAAGGGCAACAAGGGTCCGCAGGCCCCCGACGTGCTCGACATCGGCCTGTCCTTCGGTCCGCAGGCCAAGGCCGAAGGCCTGATCCAGCCCTACAAGGTCTCCGTCTGGGACGAGATCCCGGATGCCGTCAAGGACCCGGAAGGCTACTACTACGGCGCCTACTATGGCGTGATGGCCTTCGTGTCCAACAAGGACCTGGTGCCGAACCCGCCGAAGGAGTGGGAAGACCTGCTGAAGCCGGAATACGCCGGCCAGGTCGCCCTCGCCGGTGACCCGCGCGCCTCCAACCAGGCGATTCTCGGCGTCCTCTCCGCCGGCATGGCGCGCGGCGCCAAGGCTGGCACCGAGTCCGGCTACGCCGGCCTGCAGTTCTTCAAGGAGCTGAACGACAAGGGCAACTTCGTGCCCGTCATCGGCAAGGCCGGCACGCTCGCCCAGGGCACCACGCCGATCATGGTGATGTGGGACTACAACGCCCTGTCCGCCCGCGACAGCCTGAAGGGCAACCCGCCGGTGGAAGTGACCGTTCCGACCAAGGGCACGCTGGCCGGCGTCTACGTCCAGGCCATCAGCGCCTACGCACCGCATCCGAACGCCGCGAAGCTCTGGATGGAGCACATCTTCTCCGACGAGGGCCAGAACGGCTACGTCAAGGGCTACTGCCACACCGCGCGCTTCAACAAGATGGTCGCCGAAGGCAAGATCCCGGACGAGCTGCTGAAGGCCCTGCCGCCGGCCGAGCCGTATGAGAAGGCCTACTTCCCGACCATCGAGGAGCAGAACGCCAATAAGGAAGCCGTGGTTTCCGGTTGGGACAAGGTCGTGGGCGCCAACGTCCAGTAA
- a CDS encoding TIGR03364 family FAD-dependent oxidoreductase: MTVFDVAIVGAGIVGLAHALAAARRGKTVVVIDRDAQANGASIRNFGFITVSGQEAGDCWSLARRARDVWAEVAGAARIPVLQRGMVMTARRPEAEAVIDAFLATDMGAGCRRLTPDEAAAFVPALRSDRITGAFHSPHELRVESREALPRLAAWLAEVHGVTFLWSTAVTGIDTPRLETSRGPVSAETVIVCPGDDFISLFRDRIETYRPLRCKLQMLRVAPARPVTFQTPVMSDLGLARYKGYADLPEAAALKARLDAEQSAHRAHGVHLIVVQSADGSLVVGDSHHYAPTPDPFAPVEVRDLILDEMDQVLDLPGRTIQEHWIGTYASADDRWRFTDAPDDATRIVVVTAGCGASTAFAIGEETIASLFGQEITA; this comes from the coding sequence TTGACTGTTTTTGATGTTGCCATCGTCGGCGCCGGCATTGTCGGCCTGGCCCATGCGCTGGCTGCGGCGCGGCGGGGCAAGACGGTCGTCGTGATCGACCGCGATGCCCAGGCCAACGGCGCTTCGATCCGCAATTTCGGCTTTATCACCGTGTCGGGCCAGGAGGCGGGCGACTGCTGGTCGCTGGCACGCCGGGCCCGGGACGTCTGGGCCGAGGTGGCCGGGGCGGCGCGCATTCCGGTGCTGCAGCGGGGCATGGTGATGACCGCGCGCCGGCCGGAGGCCGAGGCCGTGATCGACGCCTTCCTGGCGACCGACATGGGCGCGGGTTGCCGCCGCCTGACCCCGGATGAAGCCGCCGCCTTTGTGCCGGCCCTCCGGTCCGACCGGATCACCGGCGCCTTCCATTCGCCGCACGAGCTGCGGGTGGAAAGCCGTGAGGCCCTGCCCCGCCTCGCCGCCTGGCTGGCCGAGGTCCATGGCGTGACCTTCCTCTGGTCGACCGCCGTCACCGGCATCGACACGCCGCGTCTGGAGACGTCGCGTGGTCCGGTCTCGGCCGAGACGGTCATCGTCTGTCCCGGCGACGATTTCATCTCGCTCTTCCGGGACCGCATCGAGACCTACCGACCCTTGCGCTGCAAGCTGCAGATGCTGCGCGTCGCGCCGGCCCGTCCGGTCACGTTCCAGACCCCGGTCATGTCCGATCTGGGCCTTGCCCGCTACAAGGGCTATGCCGACCTGCCGGAGGCGGCCGCCCTCAAGGCGCGGCTCGATGCCGAACAGTCGGCGCATCGCGCCCATGGCGTGCACCTGATCGTGGTGCAGTCCGCCGACGGCTCGCTTGTGGTCGGCGACAGCCACCACTACGCGCCGACGCCCGATCCCTTCGCCCCCGTCGAGGTCCGCGACCTGATCCTCGACGAGATGGACCAGGTGCTGGATCTGCCCGGCCGCACCATCCAGGAGCACTGGATCGGCACCTATGCCAGCGCTGACGACCGCTGGCGCTTTACCGACGCGCCGGATGACGCCACCCGCATCGTCGTCGTCACCGCCGGCTGCGGCGCCTCCACAGCCTTCGCCATCGGCGAGGAAACCATCGCTTCCCTTTTCGGACAGGAAATCACCGCATGA
- a CDS encoding ABC transporter ATP-binding protein produces the protein MAYLELKNLKKSFGPTTVVQDFSLSVGRGEFISLLGPSGCGKTTVLRMVAGFETPTSGGIVIDGQEVTRLKPNSRNIGMVFQAYALFPNMTVAQNVAFGLKIKGLGRAEIDARVAEMLKLIGLPDLGGRYPFQLSGGQQQRVALARALAPRPRVLLLDEPLSALDAKIRVSLRTEIREIQRELGITTIFVTHDQEEALSMSDRIVVMYGGIAEQVGAPHEIYNRPLTRFVANFVGTLNTFEAVVRDADAGAITLAGTDLTLPEGGLQARKGERLTVALRPEAVHLGRRSDADVVLPGRIEDVHFMGSIIRLKVDVAGTALSLDTFNRADMPPPALGSAIEVALSPKDLIVLQG, from the coding sequence ATGGCTTACCTGGAGCTGAAAAACCTCAAGAAGTCCTTTGGTCCCACGACCGTGGTGCAGGACTTCTCCCTCTCCGTCGGCCGTGGCGAGTTCATCTCCCTGCTCGGTCCCTCCGGCTGCGGCAAGACCACCGTCCTGCGCATGGTCGCCGGGTTCGAGACGCCCACCTCGGGTGGCATCGTCATCGACGGCCAGGAAGTGACGCGGCTGAAGCCCAACAGCCGCAACATCGGCATGGTGTTCCAGGCCTACGCCCTGTTCCCCAACATGACCGTGGCGCAGAACGTGGCCTTCGGTCTGAAGATCAAGGGCCTCGGCCGGGCGGAGATCGACGCGCGCGTGGCGGAGATGCTGAAGCTGATCGGCCTGCCGGACCTCGGCGGCCGCTATCCCTTCCAGCTCTCCGGCGGCCAGCAGCAGCGCGTGGCGCTCGCCCGCGCGCTCGCCCCGCGTCCGCGCGTGCTCCTGCTCGACGAGCCGCTGTCGGCACTCGATGCCAAGATCCGCGTCAGCCTGCGCACCGAGATCCGGGAGATCCAGCGCGAGCTGGGCATCACCACGATCTTTGTCACCCATGACCAGGAAGAGGCGCTGTCCATGTCGGACCGCATCGTCGTCATGTATGGCGGCATCGCCGAGCAGGTCGGCGCGCCGCACGAGATCTACAACCGGCCGCTGACCCGCTTCGTCGCCAATTTCGTCGGCACGCTCAACACCTTCGAGGCTGTCGTGCGCGATGCCGATGCAGGCGCGATCACGCTGGCAGGCACCGACCTGACCTTGCCCGAGGGCGGGCTGCAGGCGCGCAAGGGCGAGCGGCTGACCGTGGCGCTGCGGCCGGAGGCCGTGCATCTCGGCCGCCGCTCCGACGCCGACGTCGTGCTGCCCGGCCGGATCGAGGACGTGCATTTCATGGGCTCGATCATCCGCCTGAAGGTGGATGTGGCCGGAACCGCGCTGTCGCTCGACACGTTCAACCGCGCCGACATGCCGCCGCCGGCCCTCGGCTCCGCGATCGAGGTGGCGCTGTCGCCGAAGGACCTGATCGTCCTGCAGGGCTGA
- the phnX gene encoding phosphonoacetaldehyde hydrolase, which translates to MSKFKAVVFDWAGTVIDFGSFAPMGVFVKAFARFGVEATIAEARAPMGMAKWDHIKAMMTAPALAERWKAAHGAYPTDADVDRVYEVFVPMNEEVVAEFATLVPGAKEAIDSLRARGLKIGSTTGYTRSIMTRVLPVAAAQGYVPDNLICADEVKEGRPSPLGMYQCFIDLGVHPAAAVIKVDDTEPGIGEGVAAGCLTVGVTLSGNIAGRTPEELAALSPAEIEAIRAEAGARLKAAGADYLIDTVADLPALIERLEAGA; encoded by the coding sequence ATGAGCAAGTTCAAGGCCGTCGTGTTCGACTGGGCCGGCACCGTCATCGACTTCGGCTCCTTCGCCCCGATGGGCGTCTTCGTGAAAGCCTTCGCCCGCTTCGGCGTCGAGGCGACCATTGCCGAGGCCCGCGCGCCGATGGGCATGGCCAAGTGGGATCACATCAAGGCGATGATGACGGCACCCGCGCTTGCCGAGCGCTGGAAGGCCGCCCATGGGGCCTATCCGACCGACGCCGACGTCGACCGGGTCTACGAGGTCTTCGTGCCGATGAACGAGGAGGTCGTCGCCGAATTCGCCACGCTGGTCCCCGGCGCGAAGGAGGCCATCGACAGCCTGCGCGCGCGCGGCCTGAAGATCGGCTCCACCACCGGCTACACCCGCTCCATCATGACCCGGGTGCTGCCGGTCGCCGCCGCCCAGGGCTATGTGCCCGACAACCTCATCTGCGCCGACGAGGTCAAGGAAGGCCGCCCGAGCCCGCTCGGCATGTACCAGTGCTTCATTGATCTTGGCGTGCATCCGGCCGCAGCCGTGATCAAGGTCGACGACACCGAGCCGGGCATCGGCGAAGGTGTGGCGGCCGGCTGCCTTACCGTCGGCGTCACCCTGTCGGGCAACATCGCCGGCCGCACGCCGGAAGAGCTGGCGGCCCTTTCGCCGGCCGAGATCGAGGCCATCCGGGCCGAGGCCGGGGCACGCCTCAAGGCCGCCGGCGCCGATTATCTCATTGACACGGTGGCGGATCTTCCGGCCTTGATCGAGCGTCTCGAAGCCGGCGCGTGA